In one window of Astyanax mexicanus isolate ESR-SI-001 chromosome 18, AstMex3_surface, whole genome shotgun sequence DNA:
- the numa1 gene encoding nuclear mitotic apparatus protein 1: MALHPSKETALLSWINSLELHEHVKRVAHLQDGQLLLKLVYKLKGEETSQAPVDLSQAERLSIISEFLHSICLRDQGLLFTEDISNGNTLELQLTKVVLLLCYSGVVNHGLVPKVELETELQMATMFRHIQHEANRFSLSPGLDKILTISSLINYCSTSSESLSSDDGSPVFFRSRSPLVPFLQLKTVASSSFSSPVQEVMNTPKVQLKRLRAELAREGDVRDELERELAERITIISEKEGQISQLQHRLQRLLRDQEELEKDHKSALLELQQKNEGLLNRVHEVLKQCQDLKTDNGQKDRRIDELMDENGILATQVRTAFAQLARAEEEVTKLMQTHESSQAEWGSRRETLQKELSQAITDRECLSEQIEILQGKISVLEDELSKVSVQLQDKGEVLGPVMEREKLKQELADLILRLSQLEKTISHLEKEKKDVEKMLKEERSSFQQETLRLQGLITELQQSINSIRAEREAQEQLSKEKQEFLKCQITALETDLAHLQQLEAQLTAEIAISAELRKQRGELEAKVASLEDTVNVLRTKCQGMEKESEAQQEALEVLRTNLQIAQASLVEYEGKLADHEKVVEDNTSLRARISALDNTVALLQSEIDAERKRGNEVLAAKEQQKSMMNERFQKQEEKAHEMFAELENLSQELRKMKQQKLDAESCIEKLKEEGRALTVSLTEERDQAHSQLELVRKAKEETELGLQCIITEHQSKISQLQSEIEGAVESLNKSKSELFVLKEEISSKDEELRVQQQKLASLESEADILQKHLLQEQGNSQHLSQDVTSKDNELQEVKRVLDLKEGEIQSLKVSIQSIEAKSNEMRDHLQNEIEENRVTVSDLKAKLVEAERLISDKDKALKDLARQLKDLKEELSFERERASTLENDFKASKEDYEIKEQTLKLEVAQLRQEIDGHLTNLEQLLAEIKSLKEEIRYQQDALLQKEKDASVLDTKHKALEENFAQLENRLVEATALATEKQSELLSLKKEAEHQENLRAQAQETEETERQELKKEMSELQAKVNELARLAAERETLLSSLNEKMKEQEDLKQKHLQESKEALERELQKVLELKGQLDSVTHQVLAKTELLESTEERLKQVEILCQQKENIISEASLAKEMLEKTMSDLRTKQKQELDHYQQEVETLKKEKEHLSSVNQSLQSECQSMHVEIKGQHETISGLKSDLQDTQDRHQKDLETLNKEKEHLFSVNKTLQDGSQSLQAESKDKEDAINSLKTDIQNIQDGYNKEKDAWRHEKEQLSLVNQSLKSDYQSYEAKMKHQIEELNALHSGLQNAQNGYHQEIETLKKEKECMSSINQSLQTECKSLQVKNKEQQEVLDGLRTDLKSTQDESHKEIQALQKEKEHLSSVNQSLQTECKSFEAKNKEKEDLLNALRADLQNTKDGFQKEVQTLQKEKEQLTLVNQSLQIDCQSLQAKNKEHQEVLDGLRTDLKNTQDNSHKEIQALQKEKEHLSLVNQSLQTECKSLQEEMQGLQNTQDEHQQKIDNLTKEKDNLFSLNQSLNIQCQSLQAENKEKVEALNTLTNVLKNAQDDAQKKTEEKEQLSLVNHSLQTECKSLQTKNEEQQTLLNTLRADLQNTKDGFQDEVQTLQKEMEHLSSVNQSLQTECQSLQAKNKEHQEVLDGLRTDLKNTQDNSHKEIQAEQKEKEHLSLVNQSLQTECKSLQEEMKGLQNTQDEHQQKLENLTKEKDDLFSINQSLNKQCQSLQTEIKEKVEALNTLTNVLKNAQDDAQKNTDKLMEEKENLSLVNQSLQTDCKSLQAKNEEQQELLNALRADLKNTKDGFHKEVQTLQKEKEQLSSVNQSLQIKYQSLQEERSTLNTLKADLQNSLNQYQKKQEDLQRENEHLFSLNQSLRRESDASQKLESELELKLRERSESVCALKDTVQQREQQNKELQEELKLKTEAVEHYKIQLEKAKTHYNSKKQLLVEEQEARHALQVSLETSESELKALKAELKLASMELEKAKISEKNLQVKVQNLETQLDYADWHLREQNKQAGQSVQVKHRESVYLKVPNKLENTSSDSLELDLDDSLNTAGKPSVPGESSTPLVRSSERLAAKRHIRDGGSLETLYFTPLNPRCKKSSGATHQSRLESSITSLGDLTLDSTKKPVSSARRHRTTQVINITMTKKTPGGGGEADDSFYSLQASQSQPNLASLKSRPISMEIFEEPGEVNSSDKLLSLPGYRRSNVNGNAPPRATSTFCVGAEYEPEHVADDWMRIAELQSRNKACLPHLKSSYPLESRPSLGFSSRLLTDEEVRFGDPEETIRRASLMPGQLTDSLHSHRLSLAPPPVVRDHAPSQQQRFTMLPGQISAGIAAHRSSQQLSRAAATKTQGVRSTRSPLAPKRQAGQLPDQDTPEAKRLASCFPRPATPKGRSLRSTTSNSQNRPPSPADRRQSMAFIIDNTPKKSGRVDSRLQRGINKLRNSARKSPAAAARLAQSSATNTRSPLVDRRHRKSPRTASAKSPKIPTSAKKLMRFRMKT, translated from the exons ATGGCTTTACATCCATCGAAAGAAACTGCGTTACTGTCATGG ATAAACAGTCTAGAGCTGCATGAACATGTGAAGAGAGTGGCTCACCTACAGGATGGACAGCTTCTGCTAAAGCTGGTATATAAACT GAAGGGGGAGGAGACTAGCCAGGCCCCTGTAGACCTGTCTCAAGCAGAGAGACTGTCCATCATCTCAGAGTTCCTCCACA GTATATGTCTGAGAGATCAGGGTCTCCTCTTCACTGAGGACATTTCCAATGGGAATACACTGGAGCTGCAGCTGACTAAG gtggtgctgctgctgtgctaTAGTGGTGTCGTTAATCATGGACTGGTTCCTAAAGTGGAGCTTGAGACTGAG CTGCAGATGGCCACCATGTTTCGGCACATCCAGCACGAGGCCAACAGGTTCTCTCTGTCTCCAGGTCTAGATAAAATTCTTACCATCAGCT cccTCATAAACTACTGCTCTACAAGCAGTGAGTCGTTGTCCAGTGACGACGGGTCTCCAGTGTTTTTTCGATCTCGTTCTCCACTCGTTCCCTTCCTGCAGCTCAAGACTGTGGCCTCCAGCTCCTTCAG CTCTCCAGTGCAGGAGGTGATGAACACGCCGAAAGTTCAGCTGAAGAGGCTTAGGGCAGAGCTGGCTCGAGAGGGCGATGTTAGAGATGAGCTGGAGCGAGAGCTGGCCGAAAGGATCACCATCATCTCTGAAAAAG aggGTCAGATTTCTCAGCTGCAGCACAGACTACAACGTTTGCTGAGGGACCAGGAAGAGCTGGAAAAAGATCACAAGTCTGCACTGCTGGAGCTCCAGCAGAAGAATGAAGG TCTTCTCAATCGAGTTCATGAAGTCTTGAAACAGTGCCAAGATCTGAAAACGGACAATGGTCAAAAAGACAGAAGAATAGATGAGCTGATGGATGAGAACGGGATTCTGGCTACACAG GTTCGTACTGCCTTTGCCCAGCTGGCGAGAGCTGAGGAGGAGGTCACTAAACTGATGCAAACCCATGAGTCATCCCAGGCAGAATGGGGCAGCAGGAGAGAGACTCTGCAGAAAGAGCTGAGCCAAGCCATTACAGACCGG GAATGCCTTAGTGAACAGATTGAGATCTTACAAGGAAAGATCTCCGTTTTGGAGGATGAACTCTCCAAGGTCTCAGTACAACTTCAAGATAAGGGTGAAGTTTTGGGGCCTGTTATGGAG AGAGAGAAATTGAAGCAGGAACTGGCAGATTTGATTTTGAGActttctcaacttgaaaaaacaATTTCCCACCTTGAGAAGGAAAAGAAAGATGTTGAGAAGATGTTGAAGGAAGAAAGAAGTTCCTTTCAACAAGAAACCCTGCGATTGCAGGGACTGATTACTGAACTTCAGCAGTCTATAAACAGCATCCGGGCCGAGAGGGAGGCTCAGGAACAGCTGTCAAAGGAGAAACAAGAATTTCTGAAATGCCAAATAACAGCATTAGAAACTGACTTGGCCCATCTTCAACAGCTGGAAGCCCAGCTAACGGCAGAGATTGCCATCTCTGCAGAACTTCGCAAGCAGCGTGGAGAGTTGGAAGCAAAGGTAGCCTCCTTGGAGGACACTGTTAATGTTCTGCGAACTAAGTGTCAGGGTATGGAAAAAGAAAGTGAGGCACAACAGGAGGCTCTTGAGGTTCTCAGGACAAACTTACAGATTGCTCAGGCTTCTCTTGTAGAATATGAAGGAAAACTGGCAGACCATGAAAAAGTGGTAGAAGATAACACCTCTCTTCGTGCAAGAATCTCTGCTTTGGATAACACTGTAGCACTTTTGCAAAGTGAGATTgatgcagagagaaaaagaggcaaTGAGGTTCTTGCAGCAAAAGAGCAACAAAAATCCATGATGAATGAAAGGTTCCAGAAACAGGAGGAAAAGGCTCATGAAATGTTTGCAGAACTAGAGAATCTGAGCCAAGAACTTCGCAAGATGAAGCAACAGAAACTTGATGCTGAGTCATGTATAGAGAAGCTTAAAGAGGAGGGAAGAGCACTTACTGTCAGCCTCACAGAAGAACGAGATCAGGCCCACTCACAACTGGAGTTAGTGAGGAAAGCTAAAGAAGAAACTGAGCTAGGACTTCAGTGCATCATTACTGAGCATCAGAGCAAGATATCTCAGTTACAGTCTGAGATTGAAGGAGCAGTAGAGTCTCTAAATAAAAGCAAGTCTGAACTGTTTGTCTTGAAAGAAGAAATATCTTCCAAAGATGAAGAGCTCAGAGTGCAACAGCAGAAACTAGCCTCTCTGGAAAGTGAGGCAGACATTTTACAGAAGCATCTTTTGCAGGAACAAGGGAATTCTCAACATCTGAGTCAAGACGTAACTTCCAAAGATAATGAGTTACAAGAAGTCAAGAGAGTGCTTGATTTAAAGGAAGGAGAGATCCAGTCCCTTAAGGTCAGCATTCAGTCTATTGAAGCAAAGTCCAATGAGATGCGTGATCATCTACAGAACGAAATTGAGGAGAATAGGGTTACTGTGTCTGACCTTAAGGCAAAACTTGTTGAAGCCGAAAGACTGATCTCTGATAAAGACAAGGCTCTAAAGGATCTTGCCCGGCAATTAAAGGACTTGAAGGAAGAGCTTTCATTTGAGAGGGAGAGAGCGTCCACCCTGGAAAATGATTTTAAGGCATCAAAAGAAGACTATGAGATAAAGGAGCAAACTTTGAAACTGGAGGTGGCACAATTGCGGCAAGAGATTGACGGACACCTGACTAACTTGGAGCAGTTGCTGGCTGagattaaatctctcaaagaggAAATAAGATACCAACAGGATGCATTGCTGCAGAAGGAAAAAGATGCATCTGTTTTAGACACTAAACATAAAGCTCTGGAAGAAAACTTTGCTCAACTTGAGAATAGACTTGTAGAAGCCACTGCACTTGCAACAGAAAAGCAGTCTGAGCTGCTCTCACTTAAGAAGGAGGCTGAGCATCAAGAGAATCTTAGAGCACAAGCTCAGGAAACTGAGGAGACTGAGCGTCAAGAATTGAAAAAGGAGATGTCTGAACTTCAAGCTAAAGTTAATGAGCTTGCAAGGCTTGCAGCTGAAAGAGAAACACTACTTTCTTCTCTTAATGAAAAGATGAAGGAGCAAGAAGACCTAAAACAGAAACATCTTCAAGAATCCAAAGAAGCTCTTGAGCGAGAACTTCAGAAAGTTTTGGAACTAAAGGGACAACTGGATTCTGTCACACACCAGGTTCTGGCAAAAACTGAGCTCCTAGAGTCAACTGAAGAGAGACTCAAACAGGTGGAAATTCTGTGCCAACAGAAGGAGAACATTATTAGTGAAGCTTCTCTGGCTAAAGAGATGTTGGAGAAAACAATGTCCGATCTTCGTACCAAACAAAAACAAGAGTTGGACCATTATCAGCAAGAGGTTGAGACCttaaagaaagagaaggagcatCTCTCCTCTGTCAACCAGTCTCTCCAAAGTGAGTGTCAGTCAATGCATGTAGAAATCAAGGGGCAGCATGAGACCATAAGTGGCTTAAAATCTGATCTTCAGGACACTCAAGATAGGCATCAAAAAGATTTGGAGACATTAAACAAGGAGAAGGAGCATCTCTTCTCTGTCAACAAGACCCTCCAAGATGGAAGCCAGAGCTTGCAGGCTGAGAGCAAAGATAAAGAGGATGCTATAAATTCTCTAAAGACTGACATACAGAATATTCAAGATGGGTACAACAAAGAGAAGGATGCATGGAGGCATGAGAAGGAGCAACTGTCTTTAGTCAACCAGTCACTGAAGTCAGATTATCAAAGCTATGAGGCAAAAATGAAGCATCAAATAGAGGAACTGAATGCACTTCATTCTGGCCTGCAGAATGCACAAAATGGGTACCACCAAGAGATTGAGACTCTGAAAAAGGAGAAGGAATGTATGTCTTCAATCAACCAGTCTCTCCAGACTGAGTGCAAGAGCTTACAGGTCAAGAACAAGGAGCAACAGGAGGTTCTCGATGGTCTGAGAACTGATCTGAAGAGCACCCAAGATGAGTCCCACAAAGAGATACAGGCCTTGCAAAAGGAGAAGGAGCATCTATCTTCGGTCAACCAGTCTCTCCAGACTGAATGCAAGAGCTTTGAGGCCAAGAACAAGGAGAAAGAGGATCTTCTCAATGCTCTAAGGGCTGACCTACAAAATACCAAAGATGGGTTTCAGAAAGAGGTACAGACCTTGCAAAAAGAAAAGGAACAACTTACTTTGGTCAACCAGTCTCTCCAGATTGATTGCCAGAGCTTACAGGCCAAGAACAAGGAGCATCAGGAGGTTCTTGATGGTTTAAGAACTGATTTGAAGAACACCCAAGATAATTCCCACAAAGAGATACAGGCCTTGCAAAAGGAGAAGGAGCATCTGTCTTTGGTCAACCAGTCTCTCCAGACTGAGTGCAAGAGCTTACAGGAAGAGATGCAGGGACTGCAAAACACCCAGGATGAGCATCAACAAAAAATAGACAACTTGACTAAGGAGAAAGACAATCTCTTCTCTTTAAATCAGTCCCTTAACATTCAATGCCAGAGCTTGCAGGCTGAGAACAAGGAGAAAGTGGAGGCTCTGAATACTCTAACAAATGTTCTGAAGAATGCTCAAGATGATGCACAGAAAAAGACTGAGGAGAAGGAACAGCTCTCTCTGGTCAACCACTCTCTCCAGACTGAATGCAAGAGCTTGCAGACGAAGAACGAAGAGCAACAGACTCTTCTCAATACTCTAAGGGCTGACCTCCAAAATACCAAAGATGGGTTCCAGGACGAGGTACAGACCTTGCAAAAAGAAATGGAACATCTCTCTTCTGTCAACCAGTCTCTCCAGACTGAGTGCCAGAGCTTACAGGCAAAGAACAAGGAGCATCAGGAGGTTCTTGATGGTTTAAGAACTGATTTGAAGAACACCCAAGATAATTCCCACAAAGAGATACAGGCCGAGCAAAAGGAGAAGGAGCATCTGTCTTTGGTCAACCAGTCTCTCCAGACTGAGTGCAAGAGCTTACAGGAAGAGATGAAGGGACTGCAAAACACTCAGGATGAGCATCAACAAAAATTGGAGAACTTGACCAAGGAGAAAGATGATCTCTTCTCTATAAACCAGTCCCTTAACAAACAGTGCCAGAGCTTGCAGACTGAGATCAAGGAGAAAGTGGAGGCTCTAAATACTCTAACAAATGTTTTGAAGAATGCTCAAGATGATGCCCAGAAAAACACTGACAAATTGATGGAGGAGAAGGAAAATCTCTCCCTGGTCAACCAGTCTCTCCAGACTGATTGCAAGAGCTTGCAGGCCAAGAACGAAGAGCAACAGGAGCTTCTCAATGCTCTAAGGGCTGACCTCAAAAATACTAAAGATGGGTTCCATAAAGAGGTACAGACCTTGCAAAAAGAAAAGGAACAACTCTCTTCGGTCAACCAGTCTCTCCAGATTAAGTACCAGAGTTTACAGGAAGAACGGTCGACTCTGAATACCCTGAAGGCTGACTTGCAGAACTCTCTAAATCAGTACCAAAAAAAGCAAGAGGACTTGCAAAGAGAGAATGAACATCTCTTTTCTTTGAACCAGTCTCTTCGGAGGGAAAGTGATGCTTCCCAAAAACTTGAATCTGAGTTAGAGTTGAAACTACGAGAGCGCAGTGAATCAGTTTGTGCCCTGAAAGACACTGTTCAACAAAGAGAGCAGCAGAACAAAGAGCTACAGGAGGAACTGAAGCTGAAGACTGAAGCAGTGGAACACTACAAAATACAG TTGGAGAAGGCAAAGACACACTACAACAGCAAGAAGCAACTGCTGGTGGAGGAGCAGGAGGCACGGCACGCTCTGCAGGTCTCTCTGGAGACCAGCGAGAGTGAGCTGAAGGCCCTGAAGGCTGAACTAAAACTTGCTTCTATGGAGCTGGAGAAGGCCAAAATATCAGAAAAGAACTTGCAGGTCAAGGTCCAGAACCTAGAAACCCAG CTGGATTATGCAGATTGGCATTTAAGAGAGCAGAACAAACAAGCAGGTCAGAGTGTCCAGgtgaaacacagagagagtgtTTACCTGAAAGTCCCAAATAAATTGGAAAATACCAGCAGCGACAGCCTGGAACTTGATCTGGATGACTCCCTAAATACTGCTGG TAAGCCGTCAGTGCCTGGAGAGTCTAGCACCCCGCTGGTCCGCAGTTCGGAGAGATTGGCAGCGAAGCGTCACATCAGGGATGGAGGATCTCTGGAGACCCTCTACTTCACTCCTTTAAACCCACGGTGCAAGAAGAGCAGTGGTGCCACCCATCAAAGCAGACTGGAAAGCAGCATTACATCGCTGGGTGATCTCACGCTCGACTCCACCAAGAAGCCGGTGTCTTCCGCCCGAAGACATCGCACCACCCAGGTCATAAACATCACCATGACTAAG AAAACCCCTGGTGGTGGTGGAGAGGCAGACGATTCTTTTTACAGTCTGCAGGCCTCTCAGTCCCAGCCCAATCTGGCATCCCTAAAATCTCGTCCTATTTCCATGGAAATCTTTGAGGAACCTGGTGAAGTGAACTCCAGCGACAAACTCCTCAGTCTTCCGGGATACCGCCGCAGCAACGTTAATGGAAATGCACCACCACGGG CTACAAGTACGTTCTGCGTGGGTGCGGAGTACGAGCCTGAACATGTTGCAGATGACTGGATGCGTATTGCAGAGTTGCAGTCGCGCAACAAAGCCTGCTTACCTCATTTGAAGAGCAGCTACCCTCTCGAGTCCAGG cCAAGCCTGGGCTTTTCTAGCCGTCTGCTCACTGATGAGGAGGTTCGGTTTGGAGATCCAGAGGAGACTATCCGGCGTGCCTCCCTGATGCCGGGTCAGCTGACTGATTCTCTCCACTCCCACCGGCTGTCCCTGGCTCCGCCCCCAGTGGTCAGAGACCATGCACCTTCCCAGCAGCAACGATTCACCATGCTGCCGGGTCAGATCAGCGCAGGCATTGCAGCTCATCGCTCATCCCAGCAGCTCTCCAGAGCAGCTGCCACTAAAACGCAAGGGGTCCGATCCACCCGCAGCCCTCTGGCTCCGAAACGCCAAGCTGGTCAGCTCCCAGACCAGGACACTCCTGAG GCTAAGAGGCTAGCGAGCTGTTTCCCCCGTCCAGCAACACCTAAAGGCAGGAGCCTTCGTTCCACAACCAGCAATTCGCAGAACCGCCCCCCGTCTCCT GCTGATCGCAGGCAGTCCATGGCATTTATTATTGATAACACCCCTAAGAAAAGTGGCCGTGTGGACAGCAGGCTGCAGCGCGGCATCAATAAGCTTCGTAACAGTGCCCGCAAATCCCCCGCTGCTGCTGCCCGCTTGGCCCAGTCTAGTGCCACCAACACCCGTTCTCCACTGGTGGATCGAAGGCACAGGAAGTCCCCCCGCACTGCCAGTGCAAAGTCACCAAAGATCCCCACCAGCGCTAAAAAG CTGATGAGGTTCAGGATGAAGACGTGA